In Nitrosophilus labii, the following proteins share a genomic window:
- a CDS encoding potassium channel family protein, producing MRIPFLVIIITFSISILGLMLIEGKDTNGNPYHMNFFDAFYFVSYMATTIGFGETPYEFTYPQRMWVSASIYLTVVGWFYGIGTIIALIQDKKLAREIAITKYKNKVEALTEEFIIILGYNNVTKNIIHRLNEEGIRVVVIDKNEEKVNELELESFNPEVPAIAAEATDPNILKISGIHKKNCRAVIALFEDDAKNAKVALLSKLLNKRINVIVKSTTKEHTEHLQNIGIKHIENPFKIISKRIYIALTKPHIWILEMWVFGHILKIRKREVLPHGKYIICGYGRMGHALEYWLKKAGIETVFIDIVSERYQQEKQSSIYGDAEDIETLLKAGIKEANAIIAATKDDLINLTILSTAKKLNPNIYTIARENSLDDVSIFKAARIDKVYILEQILADITFNFIAKPLANRFIKLIRLQDDEWGKKVVDIVKKTIGENPILTEMKLTRDNAYALYEELKNGMDIRLYHLKSSREDYTKSTKVVFLLLKRKNKIYLLPDEDLKIEPDDELLIASDNESIEDLEYIANNYYELNYILTGKEKIFGIYSLFLKEGQNGAT from the coding sequence ATGCGGATACCTTTTTTAGTAATTATCATAACTTTTTCTATCTCCATTTTAGGACTTATGCTCATAGAAGGAAAAGACACAAACGGAAATCCTTACCACATGAACTTTTTCGATGCCTTCTATTTTGTAAGCTATATGGCGACTACCATAGGCTTTGGAGAAACACCCTACGAATTTACCTATCCGCAAAGAATGTGGGTAAGCGCAAGTATCTATCTAACCGTAGTTGGCTGGTTCTACGGAATAGGTACTATTATAGCCCTTATACAAGACAAAAAACTTGCTCGTGAAATAGCTATAACAAAATATAAAAATAAAGTAGAAGCTCTAACTGAGGAGTTTATTATCATTCTCGGTTATAACAACGTTACAAAAAATATTATTCATCGACTAAACGAAGAGGGAATAAGAGTAGTAGTAATAGATAAAAACGAAGAGAAGGTAAACGAACTAGAACTAGAAAGTTTCAATCCTGAAGTTCCAGCAATAGCTGCAGAGGCTACAGATCCAAATATTCTTAAAATTTCCGGTATTCATAAAAAAAATTGCCGTGCGGTTATTGCGCTTTTTGAAGATGACGCAAAAAACGCCAAAGTTGCTCTTTTAAGTAAACTTTTAAATAAAAGAATCAATGTAATAGTAAAATCTACAACAAAAGAGCATACCGAACACTTACAAAATATAGGTATTAAACATATAGAAAATCCATTTAAAATAATCTCTAAAAGAATATATATCGCCTTAACCAAACCCCATATATGGATTTTGGAAATGTGGGTTTTTGGTCATATTTTAAAGATTAGAAAAAGGGAAGTACTGCCTCACGGCAAATATATTATATGCGGATACGGCAGGATGGGACATGCATTAGAATATTGGCTAAAAAAAGCTGGAATAGAGACTGTATTTATAGATATAGTTTCAGAACGATATCAGCAAGAGAAACAGAGTTCTATTTATGGAGATGCCGAAGATATAGAAACTTTACTTAAAGCTGGTATCAAAGAAGCAAATGCCATAATTGCCGCTACAAAAGATGATCTTATAAATTTGACTATTCTATCAACCGCTAAAAAGTTAAATCCTAACATATACACTATAGCTAGAGAAAACAGCCTTGATGACGTAAGTATTTTTAAAGCAGCAAGAATCGATAAAGTCTATATTCTTGAACAAATTTTAGCAGATATTACATTTAATTTTATTGCTAAACCACTTGCTAACAGATTTATAAAACTTATTCGTCTTCAAGATGATGAATGGGGTAAAAAAGTAGTAGATATAGTTAAAAAAACGATAGGAGAAAACCCTATCTTAACCGAAATGAAACTAACTAGAGACAACGCCTACGCTCTTTATGAAGAACTCAAAAATGGTATGGATATAAGACTATATCATCTAAAAAGCTCAAGAGAAGACTATACTAAATCTACAAAAGTAGTCTTTTTGTTGTTAAAAAGAAAAAATAAAATCTACCTCTTACCTGATGAAGATCTCAAGATTGAACCTGATGATGAACTGCTAATAGCATCAGACAATGAAAGTATAGAAGATTTAGAGTATATTGCCAATAATTATTATGAGTTAAATTATATCTTGACAGGAAAAGAGAAGATTTTTGGAATATATTCTCTATTTTTAAAAGAGGGTCAAAACGGCGCTACATGA
- a CDS encoding SagB family peptide dehydrogenase has product MPNSYHEATKHTYLSVRSGARQLEWSKMPKTFKIYPNSFPLKRLDLDKKIDRFIYLIGGITAKKVYPGVEYYLRTVPSAGALYPVEIYFQARDVKGFKNGIYHLSPAENGVRLLYEIKDEEGVEFHLKDKRMIKGFLFLFSSIYFRSSWKYSSRAFRYTLLDTGHALGALEASCHLYEHAFFILYDFDKKVLNEKFGFKDIEFFLSGAKVGIPQKKETNFFDLNLPFVDPTETFETNEVIQKSYLESLMLTGCKKEYRFPKFNFHKERFYETILNRRSIRKFSKLPIKSEEFEYIYQTITEPIPSDCDEKVEIYYIVNKVLGMKQGLYKNKELLKEGDFSQIARYLCLEQALGGDSAVTFFLTSNGNNYQSLYQKAGIIGQRCYLSSEYLQIGCSGIGAYYDDDVKNFLHSEDMVLYALAIGK; this is encoded by the coding sequence ATGCCAAACTCCTATCATGAAGCTACAAAGCATACATATCTATCTGTAAGAAGTGGTGCACGCCAACTTGAATGGTCCAAAATGCCTAAAACTTTTAAAATTTATCCAAACTCTTTTCCTCTTAAAAGACTAGATCTAGATAAAAAAATAGATAGATTTATATATCTTATAGGTGGCATAACAGCAAAAAAAGTCTATCCCGGAGTTGAATACTACTTAAGAACTGTTCCAAGCGCCGGAGCTCTCTACCCTGTAGAAATCTATTTTCAAGCAAGGGATGTAAAAGGATTTAAAAATGGGATCTACCATTTGTCGCCTGCCGAAAACGGAGTAAGACTTTTATATGAGATAAAAGATGAAGAGGGAGTAGAGTTTCATCTTAAAGACAAAAGAATGATAAAAGGTTTTTTGTTTCTCTTTTCATCTATATATTTTCGCTCAAGCTGGAAATACTCTTCAAGAGCATTTAGGTACACTCTTTTAGATACGGGGCATGCTCTTGGGGCTTTGGAAGCAAGTTGCCATCTTTATGAACACGCTTTTTTTATCTTATACGATTTTGATAAAAAAGTTTTGAATGAAAAGTTTGGATTTAAAGATATAGAGTTTTTTCTATCCGGCGCTAAAGTTGGAATACCTCAAAAAAAGGAGACTAATTTTTTTGATCTAAATTTACCCTTCGTTGATCCTACAGAAACTTTTGAGACAAATGAAGTCATCCAAAAAAGTTATCTTGAGAGTTTAATGTTAACAGGTTGCAAAAAAGAGTATAGATTTCCTAAATTCAACTTCCACAAAGAGAGATTTTATGAGACTATTTTAAATAGAAGAAGCATTAGAAAATTTTCTAAGTTACCTATTAAATCTGAAGAGTTTGAGTATATATACCAAACTATAACCGAACCAATACCCTCTGATTGCGATGAAAAAGTTGAAATCTATTATATAGTCAACAAAGTTTTAGGTATGAAGCAAGGTCTTTATAAAAACAAAGAGTTACTTAAAGAGGGAGACTTTAGCCAAATAGCTAGATATTTGTGTCTTGAGCAAGCTCTAGGTGGTGATAGTGCAGTTACATTTTTTCTCACATCAAATGGAAACAATTATCAGTCTCTCTACCAAAAAGCCGGGATCATAGGACAGAGATGTTATCTTTCAAGCGAATATCTTCAGATAGGATGCAGTGGAATTGGAGCATACTATGATGATGATGTCAAAAATTTTTTACATAGCGAGGATATGGTATTATACGCATTAGCAATTGGCAAATAA
- a CDS encoding secondary thiamine-phosphate synthase enzyme YjbQ codes for MKIFQKEIVLKTYPRGFYLVTEEILSKLKELNEFEKGLCHLFLLHTSASLTINENADPSVRRDFLSFTNKIVPENEPYYTHILEGSDDMPAHIKSSLYGNSLTIPVKNGTFVLGIWQGIYLCEHRDFPSNRHIFATIIGE; via the coding sequence ATGAAAATATTTCAAAAAGAGATAGTTTTAAAAACCTATCCTAGAGGTTTTTACCTTGTTACCGAGGAGATATTATCAAAGCTAAAAGAGTTAAATGAGTTCGAAAAAGGATTATGCCATCTCTTTTTATTACACACCAGTGCAAGCCTTACTATAAATGAAAACGCCGATCCTAGTGTAAGAAGAGATTTTTTAAGTTTTACCAATAAAATTGTACCGGAAAACGAACCATATTATACTCATATACTAGAAGGTAGCGACGATATGCCGGCACATATTAAAAGCTCTTTGTACGGTAACTCATTAACTATTCCTGTCAAAAACGGAACCTTCGTTTTAGGGATATGGCAGGGAATATATCTTTGCGAGCATAGAGATTTTCCCTCCAACAGACATATCTTCGCAACAATAATCGGAGAATAA
- a CDS encoding succinate dehydrogenase/fumarate reductase iron-sulfur subunit: protein MKIEIRRYHPHFEPKSIFMSYEIPEGLTLLEALEHIKSKLDSTLTFSKGCRSGVCGSCAVRVNEKEVLACEYRVKDGDKIEALKASEVVRDLIVDMKKPLETLKKAKSYLLEQNIVSMDEEDEKMTKKQSDCILCSSCYSSCPVFETNPDFLGPFALTRNYRYVVDKRETKKKEKIEAILQNGIWDCTLCGNCTEVCPQGIDPKTDIMMLQSWATKFGYQNPNIANFGSFGLDF from the coding sequence TTGAAAATCGAAATAAGAAGGTATCATCCTCATTTCGAACCAAAATCCATCTTTATGAGCTATGAGATACCTGAGGGTTTGACACTTTTAGAAGCACTCGAACACATAAAAAGTAAACTTGATTCCACATTAACCTTTTCAAAAGGGTGTAGAAGTGGAGTTTGCGGCAGTTGTGCAGTTAGAGTTAACGAAAAAGAGGTCTTAGCCTGTGAATATAGAGTTAAAGATGGCGATAAGATAGAAGCATTGAAAGCTTCTGAAGTTGTAAGAGATTTAATAGTTGATATGAAAAAACCACTAGAGACTCTAAAAAAGGCCAAATCATATCTTTTAGAACAAAACATTGTTTCTATGGATGAAGAAGATGAAAAAATGACAAAGAAGCAAAGCGACTGTATCCTTTGCTCTTCTTGTTATAGTTCCTGCCCCGTTTTTGAGACAAATCCAGACTTTTTAGGCCCCTTTGCACTTACAAGAAACTATAGATATGTAGTTGATAAAAGAGAAACAAAGAAAAAAGAGAAAATCGAAGCTATTTTACAAAATGGTATCTGGGACTGTACTCTTTGCGGCAACTGTACAGAAGTATGCCCACAAGGAATAGACCCTAAAACAGATATAATGATGCTTCAAAGCTGGGCTACAAAATTTGGATATCAAAATCCCAATATTGCAAATTTTGGAAGTTTCGGATTGGATTTTTGA
- a CDS encoding DUF6394 family protein, translating to MNIQKVLSGFFFILAMTLNFGFFYGDPTIIEQHSAYELFAAIIVNLIATILKFGDKTQLGSVLLATSLVADIQLIASASVWAIAEHSFGGLNVEATTAIISLSGGALLANIVSVLLFIGDTLKSKR from the coding sequence ATGAATATTCAAAAAGTTCTTTCTGGATTCTTTTTTATTTTGGCAATGACATTAAATTTTGGTTTTTTTTACGGAGATCCAACGATTATTGAACAACATAGCGCCTATGAGCTTTTTGCAGCTATCATAGTCAATCTAATCGCCACGATTTTAAAATTTGGCGACAAAACTCAACTTGGTTCAGTCCTACTAGCAACAAGTTTAGTAGCTGATATTCAACTAATAGCAAGTGCTAGCGTCTGGGCTATAGCAGAACACTCCTTTGGAGGTCTTAACGTTGAGGCTACCACCGCTATAATATCCCTCTCGGGAGGAGCTCTTTTAGCAAATATAGTTTCAGTACTTCTTTTCATCGGCGATACTCTAAAATCTAAGAGGTAA
- the purT gene encoding formate-dependent phosphoribosylglycinamide formyltransferase: MRFSAPLKHNSIKFLLLGSGELGKEVAIEATRLGIEVIAVDRYPNAPAHLVANKSYVIDMKNKEQVLEVILREKPTYILPEIEAINIEALFEAEKLGFNVIPNAEAVNKTMNRKNIRVFAAEELNLKTSKYRFVKSLEELKEAAKEIGFPCVIKPVMSSSGHGQSIARSEAELEQCFEIAKKARGDASELIVEEFIYFDYEITLLTARNDNEIVFCEPIGHKQKDGDYIYSWQPMEMSKTAKEKAKEIAKKITDGLGGRGIFGVELFIKGDEVYFSEVSPRPHDTGMVTMITQSQSEFALHVRAILNLPLAFVQYIGGASAAYKAKSESFNPVLDIADECFSKDSFVRIFGKPESHEGRRMAVVLTMGEPKRALERAKELIEKISDEDFTKSVVQEVKQEEEQESCGFFKKIANIFLGK, translated from the coding sequence ATGAGATTTAGCGCCCCTTTAAAGCACAACTCCATCAAATTTTTACTTCTTGGCTCCGGAGAACTCGGCAAAGAAGTCGCCATAGAAGCTACTAGGTTAGGAATAGAAGTAATAGCCGTAGATAGATATCCAAACGCACCTGCACATCTTGTAGCAAACAAAAGTTATGTAATAGATATGAAAAACAAAGAGCAGGTTTTAGAGGTAATCTTAAGAGAAAAACCTACATATATACTTCCAGAGATTGAAGCTATCAACATAGAAGCGCTTTTCGAAGCCGAAAAATTGGGTTTCAACGTGATACCAAACGCTGAAGCCGTAAATAAAACAATGAATAGAAAAAATATAAGAGTTTTTGCCGCCGAAGAGTTAAATCTAAAAACAAGCAAATACAGATTTGTAAAAAGTTTAGAAGAGTTAAAAGAGGCGGCAAAAGAGATCGGCTTTCCATGTGTAATAAAACCGGTAATGAGTTCTTCAGGACATGGCCAAAGCATAGCTCGCTCTGAAGCAGAACTAGAACAGTGCTTTGAAATAGCAAAAAAAGCAAGAGGCGACGCAAGCGAACTTATAGTAGAAGAGTTTATCTATTTTGATTATGAGATCACTTTACTTACAGCAAGAAACGATAACGAGATAGTATTTTGCGAACCTATAGGACATAAACAAAAAGATGGAGATTATATCTATAGCTGGCAGCCTATGGAGATGAGCAAAACCGCAAAAGAGAAAGCAAAAGAGATAGCAAAAAAAATAACGGACGGACTTGGCGGAAGAGGTATTTTTGGTGTTGAACTATTTATAAAAGGAGATGAGGTATATTTCAGTGAAGTGAGTCCTAGACCTCACGATACTGGAATGGTTACTATGATAACTCAAAGTCAAAGTGAATTTGCCCTGCATGTTAGAGCCATACTCAACCTTCCTTTGGCATTCGTTCAATATATAGGTGGAGCTAGTGCGGCATATAAAGCCAAAAGCGAAAGTTTCAATCCTGTATTAGATATTGCCGATGAGTGTTTTTCCAAAGACTCTTTCGTAAGAATATTTGGAAAGCCAGAGTCCCATGAAGGCAGAAGAATGGCTGTAGTTTTAACGATGGGCGAGCCAAAAAGAGCTCTTGAAAGAGCAAAAGAGTTGATAGAAAAAATAAGCGACGAGGACTTCACAAAAAGCGTTGTGCAAGAAGTTAAACAAGAAGAGGAACAAGAGTCTTGCGGATTTTTCAAAAAAATCGCCAATATTTTTTTGGGAAAATAG
- a CDS encoding DUF309 domain-containing protein, giving the protein MDKRCELFIKLIEKEKYYDAHEVLEEVWFPNRKDKNPDILLLKAFINASVSFELIKRGKEAQARKVWGNYQKYIVYINKCSSENIGNFKKIKTVLESNYAKLLS; this is encoded by the coding sequence ATGGATAAAAGATGTGAACTTTTCATAAAACTTATAGAGAAAGAAAAATATTATGATGCTCATGAAGTTTTAGAAGAGGTATGGTTTCCAAACAGAAAAGACAAAAATCCAGATATTCTTCTGTTAAAAGCATTTATAAATGCTTCAGTATCTTTTGAATTAATAAAAAGAGGTAAAGAGGCACAGGCAAGGAAAGTTTGGGGAAATTATCAAAAATATATAGTTTATATTAACAAGTGTTCATCTGAAAATATTGGAAATTTTAAAAAAATAAAAACAGTTTTGGAATCAAACTATGCCAAACTCCTATCATGA
- a CDS encoding glycine zipper 2TM domain-containing protein — protein MKKLLFSFLIIAGFLFSGCAQRGYTQADVGEVMINYKGTVVHTRTIEIQDDGGGMILGAIVGAIIGHQIGEGKGKDLATAAGTVAGGIVGSNLNKDLGQEITVDLENGQKVSTVIRLDKKNPYWLRPGDRVMVYVKGNRIVRIAPIFNERVE, from the coding sequence TTGAAAAAATTACTTTTTAGCTTTTTGATAATTGCGGGTTTTTTATTTAGCGGATGTGCGCAAAGAGGCTATACTCAAGCGGATGTTGGCGAAGTAATGATAAATTATAAGGGAACAGTTGTTCATACAAGAACGATTGAGATACAAGACGATGGCGGCGGTATGATATTGGGGGCAATCGTAGGCGCTATAATAGGACATCAAATAGGCGAAGGAAAAGGAAAAGATCTAGCCACTGCAGCAGGTACCGTAGCCGGAGGTATAGTAGGCAGTAACCTGAACAAAGATTTAGGACAAGAGATAACAGTAGATCTTGAAAATGGACAAAAAGTTTCTACAGTAATTAGATTGGACAAAAAAAATCCTTACTGGCTAAGGCCAGGAGATAGAGTAATGGTTTATGTAAAAGGAAACAGAATTGTAAGAATTGCTCCCATTTTTAACGAAAGAGTTGAGTGA
- a CDS encoding D-2-hydroxyacid dehydrogenase, with translation MKIVFLDAKTVGNDVNLDILKEFGELIIYETTSDNEKRERIQDAEIIITNKVVIDKEAIDSAKNLKLICVAATGMNNVDIEYANKKGIEVKNVVGYSTESVVQHTFAMAFYLIEQLKYYDDYVKSGKWSRSKIFTCIDRPFFEIHDKRWGIIGLGTIGKRVAQVAQSFGCDVVYYSTSGKNFDEKYKQVPLTNLLCTCDIISIHAPLNDKTKNLLNKNNLHRLNDYTVLLNLGRGGIINEEDLAKIFDEKKIFVGLDVTEKEPLDENSPLNFVKDKDRLLITPHIAWTSMEARDRLIMGIAKNIEDFIKRSKF, from the coding sequence ATGAAAATAGTATTTCTTGATGCAAAAACGGTAGGCAACGATGTAAATCTAGACATCTTAAAAGAGTTTGGGGAGTTAATAATATATGAAACCACTAGCGATAACGAAAAAAGAGAAAGAATCCAAGATGCAGAAATTATTATAACGAATAAGGTAGTAATCGACAAAGAAGCTATCGATAGTGCAAAAAATCTAAAACTTATCTGTGTTGCAGCAACAGGTATGAACAACGTCGATATAGAGTATGCAAATAAAAAGGGTATCGAGGTAAAAAATGTTGTAGGCTACTCAACAGAGAGTGTTGTCCAACACACTTTTGCAATGGCGTTTTACCTAATCGAACAACTAAAATATTATGACGATTACGTAAAAAGCGGCAAATGGAGCCGTTCAAAGATTTTTACCTGTATTGACAGGCCTTTTTTCGAGATTCATGATAAAAGATGGGGCATAATAGGACTTGGTACTATAGGCAAAAGAGTGGCACAAGTTGCCCAAAGCTTTGGATGCGATGTAGTGTACTATTCCACAAGCGGAAAAAATTTTGACGAAAAATATAAACAGGTGCCCTTAACCAATCTTCTTTGTACTTGCGATATTATCTCAATACACGCTCCCTTAAACGATAAAACAAAAAATCTATTAAATAAAAACAATCTACATAGATTAAACGACTATACAGTACTCTTAAATTTAGGAAGAGGGGGGATAATAAACGAAGAGGATTTAGCAAAAATTTTTGATGAAAAAAAGATTTTTGTTGGACTCGATGTAACTGAAAAGGAGCCGTTAGACGAAAATAGTCCCCTAAATTTTGTAAAAGATAAAGATAGACTCTTGATAACACCTCATATAGCCTGGACAAGTATGGAAGCTAGAGATAGACTTATTATGGGAATTGCAAAAAATATAGAAGATTTTATAAAAAGGAGCAAGTTTTGA
- a CDS encoding TOBE domain-containing protein: MKGKIEGRFWIKKDGKNFLGSGRVELLKNIEKLGSISKAARAMKMSYKAAWDAVEIMNNLSEEPILEKVSGGKGGGGSRLTEYGKRLIKDFEELKKQYKDFLESLENFDKRVFGVKISARNRLLCKIEKISFENDVCTIFLTLRDSLSLTSKITVSAANELELKEGDKVIAIIKSTSIKIYDEPKYNSLKTRVTEIKHSEQHSTLTLKTQNGYTLNVLTKRCNLNIEDEIYAQIDPEDILIGV, translated from the coding sequence GTGAAAGGCAAAATCGAAGGAAGATTTTGGATAAAAAAAGATGGGAAAAACTTTCTTGGTTCTGGGAGAGTCGAACTTCTTAAAAATATCGAAAAACTTGGCTCCATAAGTAAGGCTGCTCGCGCAATGAAAATGAGCTACAAAGCTGCTTGGGATGCAGTTGAAATCATGAATAATCTTAGCGAAGAACCAATTTTGGAAAAAGTAAGCGGAGGTAAAGGCGGAGGAGGAAGTCGCCTTACAGAGTATGGTAAAAGATTGATAAAAGATTTCGAAGAACTCAAAAAACAGTATAAAGATTTTTTGGAGAGTCTAGAAAATTTCGATAAAAGAGTTTTCGGCGTCAAAATAAGCGCAAGAAACAGACTTCTTTGTAAGATAGAAAAGATCTCTTTCGAAAATGATGTATGTACGATATTCTTGACTCTAAGAGACTCTTTATCGTTAACTTCAAAAATCACGGTTTCGGCCGCTAACGAACTTGAGTTAAAAGAAGGAGATAAGGTTATAGCGATTATCAAGTCCACATCTATAAAAATTTATGATGAACCAAAATATAACTCTCTAAAAACTAGAGTCACAGAAATAAAACACAGCGAACAACACTCTACACTTACTCTCAAAACTCAAAACGGATATACTTTAAATGTCTTAACAAAAAGATGCAATCTAAATATTGAAGATGAAATATATGCCCAAATAGATCCCGAAGATATTTTAATCGGAGTTTGA
- a CDS encoding FAD-dependent oxidoreductase, translating into MIYDVLVIGAGGAGLSAALSAKEEGAKVLVAGKSYPTRSQTSMAQGGINAVLSENGDTIFSHIEDTLNSSAGLADKRVVEYVCKEAPKAIKWLDSIGTPFSRENGKIAQRKLGGSYAPRACYAQDYTGLKILHTLYDFSIKEGIEFLDESFLLNLIVEENRVKGATFLDIKTSQVKQILSKSVIVATGGYSKIYKDFSTNSSHATGDGLSAALRAGCRLSDMEFIQFHPTALKKSSVLISEAARGAGGFLINQKGERFVDELLTRDEVSRAIYNEIEKGNEVFLDIRHLGKEFIEKNLPQERKLSIIYEGVDPLKEPIPIKPAAHYTMGGIDVDENLETSVENLYAVGECANAKLHGANRLGGNSLLEIVVLGKFAGKNAAKSAKGSVVEDKFYEKTLMDANFIKGVFSFPNKIDFYEKRDFLSKIFYRNVGVYREEMGLKGVLSVVKQMQRELSFMGIKDKSPLYNTNLIEFIEFGNMIELAETILVSAISRNESRGAHFRVDYPQRDDEKFLAHTVTWKEDGVLCADFEKVKN; encoded by the coding sequence ATGATATATGACGTTTTGGTTATCGGTGCAGGAGGTGCCGGACTAAGCGCAGCTTTAAGCGCCAAAGAGGAGGGAGCTAAAGTTTTGGTAGCAGGCAAAAGTTATCCTACAAGAAGCCAAACTTCCATGGCTCAAGGGGGAATAAATGCGGTATTGAGCGAAAATGGTGATACAATCTTCTCTCATATCGAAGATACTTTGAACTCTTCAGCAGGGCTTGCCGACAAAAGAGTAGTCGAGTATGTTTGTAAAGAGGCTCCAAAAGCGATCAAATGGCTTGATTCTATAGGAACACCTTTTAGCAGAGAAAATGGAAAAATTGCACAAAGAAAATTGGGTGGCTCATATGCTCCAAGGGCATGTTACGCTCAAGATTATACAGGTCTTAAGATATTGCATACGCTTTATGATTTTTCTATAAAAGAGGGTATAGAGTTTTTGGATGAAAGCTTTTTGCTAAATCTCATAGTTGAAGAAAACAGAGTCAAGGGTGCCACATTTTTGGATATAAAAACATCTCAAGTAAAACAGATTCTATCAAAAAGCGTAATAGTTGCAACAGGCGGATATTCTAAAATATATAAAGATTTCTCCACAAATTCATCTCATGCAACAGGTGACGGTTTATCTGCAGCTTTGAGAGCGGGATGTCGCCTTAGCGATATGGAGTTTATTCAGTTTCATCCGACCGCTCTTAAAAAAAGTTCAGTTTTAATAAGTGAAGCTGCCAGGGGGGCTGGTGGATTTTTGATAAACCAAAAAGGTGAGAGATTTGTAGATGAGCTTTTAACAAGAGATGAAGTTTCAAGAGCCATATACAATGAGATAGAAAAAGGAAACGAGGTATTTTTGGATATTCGCCATCTAGGAAAAGAGTTTATAGAAAAAAATTTACCTCAAGAAAGAAAATTGTCCATTATATATGAGGGGGTAGATCCTTTAAAAGAGCCGATCCCTATCAAACCTGCAGCCCACTATACTATGGGTGGAATAGATGTGGATGAAAATCTAGAAACATCAGTGGAAAACCTCTACGCCGTCGGAGAGTGTGCCAATGCAAAACTTCACGGTGCAAACAGACTAGGAGGAAATTCACTACTAGAAATCGTGGTTCTAGGCAAGTTTGCCGGCAAAAATGCAGCTAAGAGTGCAAAAGGGAGTGTGGTAGAAGATAAATTCTATGAAAAAACCTTGATGGATGCAAATTTTATAAAAGGAGTTTTCAGTTTTCCAAACAAAATCGATTTTTATGAAAAAAGAGATTTTTTAAGCAAAATATTTTATAGAAATGTAGGTGTTTACAGAGAGGAGATGGGACTAAAAGGTGTTTTGTCAGTTGTTAAACAGATGCAAAGAGAACTCTCTTTTATGGGAATAAAAGACAAATCACCACTTTACAACACAAACTTGATAGAGTTTATAGAATTTGGGAATATGATAGAGCTTGCAGAAACAATACTTGTGAGTGCAATAAGCAGAAATGAAAGTAGAGGGGCTCATTTTAGAGTTGACTATCCTCAAAGAGATGATGAGAAATTTCTTGCCCATACAGTTACTTGGAAAGAGGACGGCGTTTTGTGCGCAGATTTTGAGAAGGTTAAAAATTAG
- a CDS encoding Crp/Fnr family transcriptional regulator yields the protein MNIENLPVFSKLQENLFTTFKQNGRVKEFIKGSCPLNSEDTLKYFYIILEGRLKVSQINPENAKEQTIHILSSGDMFDIIPLLDNKPHEVLTYALDNCKVFEIEIDTIRNLIYSNPEFNKIFMPYIAKNLRNLENLAIELSLFDTSTRLIKLFLRNLDLKNSGKLKLIHDLPHEEIASLIGTVRHVVNRHIQQLKKDGILQVERKKLTLKNIEGLLEKLQIK from the coding sequence ATGAATATAGAGAATTTACCGGTTTTTTCAAAGTTACAGGAAAATCTCTTTACTACGTTCAAACAAAACGGAAGAGTAAAGGAGTTTATAAAAGGCTCTTGCCCTTTAAATTCGGAAGATACACTAAAATATTTTTATATCATTTTAGAAGGAAGGCTAAAAGTCTCCCAAATAAATCCTGAAAATGCAAAAGAGCAAACTATACATATACTTTCATCAGGAGATATGTTTGACATCATACCCCTTTTGGACAACAAACCGCATGAAGTATTAACTTATGCACTAGACAATTGCAAAGTTTTCGAAATTGAGATAGATACAATCAGAAATCTAATATATTCAAATCCTGAATTTAACAAAATATTTATGCCATATATCGCAAAAAATCTGAGAAATCTGGAAAACCTGGCTATTGAATTATCTCTGTTTGATACATCAACCAGGCTTATAAAACTCTTCTTAAGAAATCTAGATTTAAAAAACAGTGGTAAGCTAAAACTGATTCATGATCTCCCTCATGAAGAGATAGCAAGTCTTATAGGCACCGTTAGGCATGTTGTCAACAGACATATTCAGCAATTGAAAAAAGATGGAATTTTGCAAGTAGAAAGAAAAAAACTAACTCTTAAAAATATTGAAGGACTTTTGGAAAAACTACAGATAAAATAG